The Ancylothrix sp. D3o genome segment GCTAATGTGATTATTAAGGTTTTTCGCATTCAAATGGCTGCTTGGGATCGCTTTTGTTTGGAATACCGGCATTTTACTTATCAAAATCCTGTTAATCCTGGGACTTTTGGGCTGCCGGTTTATTGCAAAAGTTTTACTGATTTATTGAAAGTAAGTGGTGTTCCTCAAAAAAGTTAATGGCTTGCCGGTGGGGGCAATTTTTCTGTGGTTGTTTGGGATTATGAGATAAGAGTTTTTTAACCGCCGATGAATTGCAGGCAAGATGCCTGCCCCACAGATGGGTTATTTGTTGGTGTTTGGGGTTAGGGGCGCTTTTTTAGGCGGGTTTGCTATTAGAAAAACCCGGTTTGTTTGAGAAACCGGGTTTTTAAAAACTTGTGTTTACGGGATAAGTTGGGATTGGGAAAATTAATCTTTTGCTGCCATTGACAAAATTAAATCAATCATCCGGCAAGAATAACCCCACTCATTGTCGTACCAAGAAACGACTTTAAAAAAGTTGGAATTTAACTCAATACCCGCCCCGGCATCAAATATGCTGGAATGAGAATCGCCGGTAAAATCAGAAGAAACTACATCATCTTCTGTATATCCTAAAATTCCCTTGAGAGGGCCTTCTGATGCGGCTTTCATCGCCTCACAAATTTCTTTGTAGCTGGTAGCTTTTTCGGTACGGAATGTTAAATCAACTACCGAAACATCAGGCGTAGGAACACGAAATGCCATGCCGGTTAATTTACCCTTTAACTCTGGTAAAACCAAAGTCACAGCTTTGGCGGCGCCGGTGGAAGCAGGAATAATATTTTGACCGGCCCCACGACCTCCCCGGAAATCTTTTTTACTTGGCCCGTCTACGGTTGGTTGAGTTGCAGTCATAGCGTGAACCGTCGTCATCAAACCTTCACTCAAGCCAAAATTATCTTGAATCACCTTAGCAACCGGCGCCAGACAATTGGTTGTACAACTAGCATTAGAAACCACAGTATGCTTACTAGCATCATACTTATCCTCATTCACACCCACCAACAAAGTCGGTACTTTTTCCGGGTCTTTTTCCTTAGTTGGTGCCGAAATAATCACCCGTTTTGCCCCAGCTTTCAGGTGTTTAGAAGCGCCTTCATAATCCGTAAACAAGCCGGTGGATTCCACAATATAATCCGCACCTAACTTACCCCAGGGCAACTCTTCAGGATTTTTGATTGAAACACAAGGAATATACTTCCCATCAACAATAATCCCATCCTTAGCCACTTCCACCGAACCCTTATAACGGCCATGCGTGGAATCATATTTCAGCAAATAAGCAAGACTCTCAGGCGGAACCAAATCATTAATACCAACAAACTCAATTTCAGGATGACCCAAACCGGCCCGAAAAACCAACCGACCAATCCGACCAAAACCATTAATTCCGACTTTAACAGGTGCCATGCAAAAAATCTCCTTGTGGTATAGCTTTCTACAAAATCTGTAATGGAAGCGGATGCGAATCCTTCAAAATACTTGTGGTGGTTAGATTAAAATCAACTCAGCTTTAATTCGCCCCACACATCCAGATATCAACTTAGCGAAAAAAACATTAACCTGCATCGCCGCAAAAAACCATCTGTGGGGCAGGCATCTTGCCTGCCTTACATCTGCGGTTAAAAAAATCTAACCAAAGACAACTAGACAGGCAAAAACCTCTTCCAAAAATAATACTCCCTGTTTTTTCCCCAAAAAAAAGCCCCCGCACCGCATAACCCATACAGTGCAAGGGTTTTACCAAGCAAGAAGAGAACTTTCAAACTTAAGAAAACTTTTAGATACTTTAGAGATTGGCCGGATATGGCATCAAAAATGCTACCTCAAAAATCCATCTTTAATCACACCGGCATCAACACACACCCCACACCAGACTCCGGCGCCGCCGCCGTTATAGAAGCCGGTGCCTTCGTGTACTGCTGAAAATTAGTTGCAAACCGGCAAGCAAGGTCTAAAGCAGCACGGTGATAAGCCTCCTTATCACCCCAGGTACTTTGGGCATCTAAAATTGCACTATCCACACCAGGTACATAACTAGGCACCAACACCTTAAATATCGGATGGGGATAGAATTTCACATCATCCAACCACCCATTTAGCGCCGCCGAAACCATCGCGCGAGTATCCTTAATTGCAATGCGATGTCCCACCCCATACGGGCCACCAGACCAGCCGGTGTTAATTAAATAAACCGTTGCGCCTAGTTGTTCGAGACGTTCCCCAAGCATTTTGGCATACACCGTCGCCGACAAAGGCAAAAACGGCTTACCAAAACAAGCAGAAAAAGTAGCTTGTGGTTCCGTGATCCCGCGTTCGGTACCGGCCACCTTACTTGTGTATCCTGACATAAAGTGATACATCGCTTGCTCGGTCGTGAGTTTAGAAATCGGTGGCAATACCCCAAACGCATCTGCCGTTAAAAATATCACCGTTTTAGGATGACTCCCCATGCTAGGAATTACCGCACCAGGGATATAGTCAAGCGGATAAGCAGCGCGAGTATTTTCAGTTAAAATACCGTCGTTGTAGTCAGGAATGCGCGTTTGGGAGTCTAAAATCACATTTTCCATCAAAGCACCAAAACGCAACGCATCCCAGATTTGCGGTTCATTTTCTTTAGAAAGTTTAATGGTTTTTGCGTAGCAGCCGCCCTCAAAGTTAAAAATGCCTTCTCTACTCCATCCGTGCTCGTCATCGCCAATTAACCGGCGTTCGGGGTCAGCAGAAAGGGTAGTTTTGCCGGTGCCAGAAAGCCCAAAAAATAAAGCCGTGTTGCCGTTTGCGTCCATATTTGCCGAACAGTGCATAGGCAAAACGTTTTCTTTTGTCATAAAGTAATTCATTAAGTAAAACACCGATTTTTTAATTTCACCGGCATACTTAGAACCGCCAATAATGACAAGTCGTTTGCCAAAATTAATAACGATAAAAGCTTCGGAATTAATGCCATCATCTTCGGGATCGCCGTGTAATCCTGGCACGGAAATTACCGTAAAATCTGGATAATGGTTTTGCAGTTCTTCTGGGGTGGGGCGAATAAACATTTGCTGGGCAAATAAACTTTGGGCCGGCAGTTCTGTTACTACGCGCACGGCTTTTTGATAACCCGTATCAGCGCCAACAAAGCCATCAAATATGTAGAGATCACGGCCTTGAACATACGAAAGAACACGGCGGTAGAGACGTTTAAAGTTTTCTTCGGAAATGGGAACATTAAGTTTATTCCAGTCGATATCCTGGCGGCTGCTGGGTTCATCGACAACAAATTTATCATTAGGAGAGCGTCCGGTATATTTGCCGGTATTTACACATAAGGTACCATTGGAAGCTAAGACACCTTCGCCGCGAGCAAGGGTATGTTCTATTAATTTGGGAATGGGCAAATTTTGATAAACATGAGCGAGGTTTTTCATCCCCAGCATTTCCAGCCCGCAAAAAAGTTTGTTTTGGTTATTGAAACATACCGCCCGATGGGTATGAGTCAAATTTTCATTATTAGCTAAACCGTGATTGATCCGCTTATCAACAAACACATCTTGATATTTATGGTGGAAATTAATGTTATTTTCCATGTCCGTATCCTTCCCTTACATTCGTTTGGGTTTTTCCCGTATTTCTACGGGGAGTTTGAGATAAATTTTCATTAGTTACGGCTAATTTTTCCGCAAATATGCGTAAATTACGCGACATCTGCTTTGCCCAACTTAGGCGAGATTTGTTTAGGGGATAAAATTTGTAGATGCCGGTCAACCGGCAGTCAAGATTTTTTATGTCTGACTTTCTTGGTTTTCGCCTAAGTTACGGAAATCACAGTGGGGATCAACGCTTTCTATTTTTAAATAAAGAATAAACCTAAAACCCGATTTTTCTGTTTAACAGCGTGATCCACGCCTTTCAGGGTATAGCTTGAGAAAAATTTTCCCTTCCTTTTGAGAATTTACTCCTCTTATTTCTAAGCATATTGTAACTTAAGCTACCAGTCAAGTGTGGAGCCGGTGAAAAATGTTCACGGTTAGGAAGATAACCTAAAAATCTGTTAACAATTTCCTAGGTATTTATTACCTAAAATTCCTAAAACAAGCTATGTAAGGGCGGGTTAACCTAGAGATTGGCCTTGATCAAACAACCGGGTTAAACCAGTCCTTAGAGAAGGAACAGAAAAAACGACAAATTGTAGAGAGCAGTCGGTATGCAGTCAAAAAAAGGCTACAAACAGGGAAAATATCCAGTAAACTCAAAAGAGAAAAGGCTAAAAGAAGAGAATGTTCGGCAAATATTACCATTGTGTTAAAAAAAACATCCTTCTGGAAAACAAAACGTTAGCCTAGACATAGGGAGACAAAAACCAGCCAAAAAAGCCGGCCAAACAGTAGGAAACCGTAGATGGTGGCCCTACGGTCGGATAATAGGAGAGACTAATGCAAACGATCCAACGAACGACCAATCTTTCCCAAGACTTATTAAGCTACGAACGCCAGCCCCTCGATGCCATTTTTGCACCCAAAACCGTCGCCGTGATTGGTGCAACCGAAAAAGCAGGCAGCGTAGGCCGCACAATATTATGGAATTTAATTAGTAGCCCGTTTGGGGGTACAGTTTTTCCGGTGAACCCAAAACGCCACAGTGTTCTCGGTATCAAAGCTTATCCGTCCATTTCTGTAGTACCCGAAAAAGTCGATTTGGCAGTGATCGTCACCCCGGCACAAACTGTCCCCGCTGTGATTTCTGAGTGCGTCGAAAGTGGTGTCAAAGGTGCGATTATCATTTCTGCCGGCTTCAAAGAAATTGGCCCCGAAGGTGTAGAATTAGAACGCCAAATCCTCGAAGAAGCCCACCGAGGCCACTTGAGAATTATCGGCCCCAACTGTTTAGGGGTGATGAGTCCGCTCACCGGCCTAAATGCGACGTTCGCAAGTGTGATGGCAAGACCGGGTAATGTCGGATTTATCAGTCAAAGTGGGGCGTTGTGTACAGCAATTCTTGACTGGAGTTTCCGCGAAAATGTCGGCTTCAGTGCCTTTGTGTCTATCGGTTCGATGTTAGATGTAGACTGGGGCGATTTAATTTATTATCTTGGCGACGATACCCGCACAAAAAGTATCGTCATTTATATGGAGTCTATCGGGGATGCTCGGTCTTTTCTTTCGGCAGCGCGAGAAGTAGCATTG includes the following:
- the gap gene encoding type I glyceraldehyde-3-phosphate dehydrogenase, coding for MAPVKVGINGFGRIGRLVFRAGLGHPEIEFVGINDLVPPESLAYLLKYDSTHGRYKGSVEVAKDGIIVDGKYIPCVSIKNPEELPWGKLGADYIVESTGLFTDYEGASKHLKAGAKRVIISAPTKEKDPEKVPTLLVGVNEDKYDASKHTVVSNASCTTNCLAPVAKVIQDNFGLSEGLMTTVHAMTATQPTVDGPSKKDFRGGRGAGQNIIPASTGAAKAVTLVLPELKGKLTGMAFRVPTPDVSVVDLTFRTEKATSYKEICEAMKAASEGPLKGILGYTEDDVVSSDFTGDSHSSIFDAGAGIELNSNFFKVVSWYDNEWGYSCRMIDLILSMAAKD
- the pckA gene encoding phosphoenolpyruvate carboxykinase (ATP) — protein: MENNINFHHKYQDVFVDKRINHGLANNENLTHTHRAVCFNNQNKLFCGLEMLGMKNLAHVYQNLPIPKLIEHTLARGEGVLASNGTLCVNTGKYTGRSPNDKFVVDEPSSRQDIDWNKLNVPISEENFKRLYRRVLSYVQGRDLYIFDGFVGADTGYQKAVRVVTELPAQSLFAQQMFIRPTPEELQNHYPDFTVISVPGLHGDPEDDGINSEAFIVINFGKRLVIIGGSKYAGEIKKSVFYLMNYFMTKENVLPMHCSANMDANGNTALFFGLSGTGKTTLSADPERRLIGDDEHGWSREGIFNFEGGCYAKTIKLSKENEPQIWDALRFGALMENVILDSQTRIPDYNDGILTENTRAAYPLDYIPGAVIPSMGSHPKTVIFLTADAFGVLPPISKLTTEQAMYHFMSGYTSKVAGTERGITEPQATFSACFGKPFLPLSATVYAKMLGERLEQLGATVYLINTGWSGGPYGVGHRIAIKDTRAMVSAALNGWLDDVKFYPHPIFKVLVPSYVPGVDSAILDAQSTWGDKEAYHRAALDLACRFATNFQQYTKAPASITAAAPESGVGCVLMPV